The DNA window ttgtctccggctccgatcgtggtgattgtgaggggttcttgacctttccccggcttagagccaaaaggtactctagtgaattgctcgtggcttgtgtgattctcatcttgtgttggttgtgcggcaccctattgagggtttgacgtgtgatgccaattagcacgtgaacctccaagtgagtgaatcgccacaacgaggagtagcttatcggcaagcaagtgaacatcgataaaaaatcattgtgttcatcatttgattccgaggtgattggtcttcattgatattaattcttgtgattgattggtttactcctcgacacggcggtataactattttgctcactctctttatattaccgcaaactagttgtcaagctctttagtgtagctagttgtgaaagcttgttagtttggttagtgtggctctttagttagcttttgagagcagactaacttagtgtagtgatatagctattgtgtggatagaaactatataaactagaattgtggtaggtggcttgcaatattttagtaggctagcgcaacacttaattcgcctcataattgtctaatcggtttgttaagtgttgttgtagaatttttttaataggctattcaccccatctagccattaggacctttcagcgacgGGGCAGCGTCTGGGGCGTCGGCGGAgcagggcgcgcgcggtggaggcgagcACATAGTCACGACGGAGGAAGAAGGTCACGAGTCTGGAGGAagaggaaagaaaaaagaaatgaaTCGGTATCTATGTAATGAGTGGTAGTGGTGGGTAATTTTCACCAACTTCATCAATTTGAGTTTGATGGAGCACCCCTTGAGAAGATCCACTATTTTGATGAATCTGGCCCTCATATCCACATTTTTTGTGGATCTAAATTTAATAGAGCTAGATTGTTTGGCCAACTTTTTATAAAGTAAAGCTATTTTTGGTGAATCTGGAGCTGAGGACCGTTTGCGGATACTATTAAAATTCAATTATAGTTGGTTGACCGCGAGAATCCCACCAAATGGATTGGGATGCTTGATATTTTTCTCACCACCGCTTCGTTACGGAGCTGAGAATTGAAGGTGGTGCGTATTCTTTGTGCCGTGCCACAGGCTCCGAGCAAGCAGCCCAACCCGCAGGCCAGACCGTGGGCTGTGCTCTGTGGCCGATAAAGAAAAGTCAGTGAAATCGCTGGAACAACCGGCCTAATTAAGCCCAAAAGAGCAAAAGAGCGTCACCAGCCCACCTCAGTCCAAGAGGGACGGACACCCCTTCCTTCTCCAATCTTTCTGTCTCTCCAAGCCTTCCATAGTGcgatccccttccccttccccttccccttctggAACTCTCTCTGCTCCGCCTCGCACACGTTCCGTCGCTTCACTCCCCGCTCTCCCTCAATCCTCACCGCCGCCCTCTCCTCCAAATCCACCGCAGCCCGAACCCCCAACTCCCATTCCCCGCACGCGGGCGAGATCCGATGAGGCCCTCCACCAGCGCTGCCAAGCGGCAGCGGAAGGCGGTGCCGCTCGGCGACGTCACCAACCTCCTCCGCCCCGAGACCCCGACCCCGGTCAAGCCCAGAAGGACTGCACGCCGGCCCCTCCCCGCGCCCTCCGACGCCTCCGCTGTCTCctccacctgctcctcctccgcctcggtCACGCCGGCGCTCAAGCCATCTTCCTCCGCGTCGGCCACGCCCGCGCCCGAGCCTTCCTCCTCCGCCCCGGTCACGCCCGCGCCCCAACCGTCGTCCTCCGCCACGGTAACGACCGCGCCCAAGCCGTCCTCCACCGCCTCGGCCACGCCCGCGCCCGAGCCGTCCTCCGCCGCCACGGTCACGCCCGCGCCCAAGCCGTCCTCCACTGCCTCCGTCACGCCCGCGCCCAAGCCGTCCTTCGCCGCCGGTGAGGGAATCTGCATCTCACATCTGCGCTCGATCCGCCGCAGCTGGGTGTGGTGGTGGCATCTTCGGTCATCATTGTGCTGTGATTTCTAATGCTGCTCTTGGTTTGCAGTCCTCGTCGAGGTGGGGAGCGTTTTCGAATCGCCGACCATCTGCACGGTTTACGCGAGGCGCAGGACTACCGAGGCTGAGGCTGAGGCCGAGGGACGGATCAACCCCACCATCACCAACAAGGGCAAGGAACCTGTCGGTGCTGCGGCAAGTTGCCCGCCTCTTGGAAAATCCACGAAGAATATCAGGTGAGAAACTCGTACTTGTTACCTATGACTGATGTCATGCGTTGGTGGTATATTCAATACAGTCCCACTTCAGAGTTAGTGCCATATCTCTGCAGTGCAATTGTTTGTGATTTGGACACCGATAGAGTAATGATAGTCCCTTCTGTGGGTGCCAGAGACCTCTCGTGTAGCTTGGACCAGTTAATCCTGTTTTTGTTTTGTGTGGAAACCTGAAAGATGCGCATTCCTAATTGTTTGTAGCAATCTAATAAGTTCATGTTTGAAAGGGCAGAGTGACACCATAGCATGATAAGTATAACTAATTTTATGTAATGCACATTCCTAATCTACCTGAGAGAACTAATAGTTCTTTACTTGAAAAGGGCAGGGCATTAGAATCACTCTGGTTCGAAGACACTTCTTGGTAACAAGAGTTCAGCCCCTGGTTGTCCCAGACTGATATGACGTTACTTTCTTGTTATTTTCAGATGATGGAATTCTTATAATACTCAAAGTCTTAAACGCTTGTTGTATAGTAACATATAGTGATATAGACTAGAAGACGTTGTGCTGTAAGGTCTTTCACATTTCTGACAGAATAAGCATACCAGGAAGCAGTGTCACGTAATGAATCAGTTCATTTTCTATAACAGGGGTATTATAGTCATTTCGCATGGCACTTAACAGTGTTAGTGTCTAAAAGTGACGGTAGTGTCGTGTAGGGCACTGAAATTCGAACACAGGGCCATACAAGGAACTTTGAAGTTTTTAGGGCCATGGAAGAACTAAGTGAGTTTCACAGGACCATACCGGTAATTTTCTCTATATATTTCATATAGTGTCAGAACTCAGATGCATAGGATATTCAGAATCCAGGACTTTAGGGATCCTTTAGTTCATCGTATTTCATTGATATCTAACAGATACAGATTTtgtggggggaaggcttgcctcggtttttcccttccccagacctcactcatgtgggagcctccggcattgGGTCTGCCCAACTGTTAAACTTACTTATCTTCAGGAAAAAGGATATTCGGCCCATCTCTTCGTCAGCTGCTTGTCGTGAAGCTAAAAAGGTAAGCATGACCGCAATCTGGTTGCTTTTCCTCATAATGACCCTACCCGAGTTCGCAGTTATCAAGGCTTGTTCCTTTGCTCTCTTTAGGGGTCTGCACAATGAGATTACCATCACAAACTCATCATTTTTTCCAAACTTTATCATGGGCTAGTATTTAACCAATAGAGCTGTGCCCGCAATAAAGTCTGTGTTTTGTTAGTGTTTCGCTTCTGTCCTTTGCATAAGTGCATCTATTCAGAAACATTTATGCAAAACACCATATAGCAATATGATGAGACGAATGTTTGAAAGGTGGCAGTTTTATAGCACAGTTAAAGCTGCATTTCGAAGACTAGCTCTGCTCCTTACCATGGCCGTTACTTTAACTTTCTTTTTTTAAAAGGCGGCAAGAGCTTTGCCGTATTTTTATTAGACGAGAGAAAAGAAAAACTCCAGAAATACAAAGGTAAAACAAGGAGCCGAAGCTCCAGCTGCTACGGCTCGCTGGCCGAAAGTGGAAGATTACTTTAACTTTCTGACAGGTTGCTATTTTGGGAACAGAAACGGCCCCTGGTAAGGACACCCAAGTTACCAGAAGAATTTGTCAAGAAGAGACACTACTGGAAAATCGAATTGTTCTGTGGGTGaagaatttttctgtgcgtttttttcgACACACACAGAAaaagtatgatttttctgtgggtttcaaaatatcccgacagaaaaatacgaaaacccacagaataattgcATAATTTTTCTGcgcgtgacaatacacacacggaaaaaaatcagaactcacagaaaaataaaatttattctgtcggttttttaaaaacgcacagaaaaaataaaatgcacgcacagaaaaaatgctattattctgtcggttattttaaaacacacagaaaaacaaACCCACGCACGGAAAAATAACCCAGaagtcctaaccctaacccgccgcGGACTCGTCCGCTCGGCTCCT is part of the Miscanthus floridulus cultivar M001 chromosome 9, ASM1932011v1, whole genome shotgun sequence genome and encodes:
- the LOC136483434 gene encoding uncharacterized protein PB18E9.04c-like isoform X4, which translates into the protein MRPSTSAAKRQRKAVPLGDVTNLLRPETPTPVKPRRTARRPLPAPSDASAVSSTCSSSASVTPALKPSSSASATPAPEPSSSAPVTPAPQPSSSATVTTAPKPSSTASATPAPEPSSAATVTPAPKPSSTASVTPAPKPSFAAVLVEVGSVFESPTICTVYARRRTTEAEAEAEGRINPTITNKGKEPVGAAASCPPLGKSTKNIRYRFCGGKACLGFSLPQTSLMWEPPALGLPNC
- the LOC136483434 gene encoding vegetative cell wall protein gp1-like isoform X6, translated to MRPSTSAAKRQRKAVPLGDVTNLLRPETPTPVKPRRTARRPLPAPSDASAVSSTCSSSASVTPALKPSSSASATPAPEPSSSAPVTPAPQPSSSATVTTAPKPSSTASATPAPEPSSAATVTPAPKPSSTASVTPAPKPSFAAVLVEVGSVFESPTICTVYARRRTTEAEAEAEGRINPTITNKGKEPVGAAASCPPLGKSTKNIRGIIVISHGT
- the LOC136483434 gene encoding vegetative cell wall protein gp1-like isoform X5, with product MRPSTSAAKRQRKAVPLGDVTNLLRPETPTPVKPRRTARRPLPAPSDASAVSSTCSSSASVTPALKPSSSASATPAPEPSSSAPVTPAPQPSSSATVTTAPKPSSTASATPAPEPSSAATVTPAPKPSSTASVTPAPKPSFAAVLVEVGSVFESPTICTVYARRRTTEAEAEAEGRINPTITNKGKEPVGAAASCPPLGKSTKNIRALKFEHRAIQGTLKFLGPWKN
- the LOC136483434 gene encoding uncharacterized protein PB18E9.04c-like isoform X3, with the translated sequence MRPSTSAAKRQRKAVPLGDVTNLLRPETPTPVKPRRTARRPLPAPSDASAVSSTCSSSASVTPALKPSSSASATPAPEPSSSAPVTPAPQPSSSATVTTAPKPSSTASATPAPEPSSAATVTPAPKPSSTASVTPAPKPSFAAVLVEVGSVFESPTICTVYARRRTTEAEAEAEGRINPTITNKGKEPVGAAASCPPLGKSTKNIRLASVFPFPRPHSCGSLRHWVCPTVKLTYLQEKGYSAHLFVSCLS
- the LOC136483434 gene encoding uncharacterized protein PB18E9.04c-like isoform X1, whose product is MRPSTSAAKRQRKAVPLGDVTNLLRPETPTPVKPRRTARRPLPAPSDASAVSSTCSSSASVTPALKPSSSASATPAPEPSSSAPVTPAPQPSSSATVTTAPKPSSTASATPAPEPSSAATVTPAPKPSSTASVTPAPKPSFAAVLVEVGSVFESPTICTVYARRRTTEAEAEAEGRINPTITNKGKEPVGAAASCPPLGKSTKNIRKKDIRPISSSAACREAKKVSMTAIWLLFLIMTLPEFAVIKACSFALFRGLHNEITITNSSFFPNFIMG
- the LOC136483434 gene encoding uncharacterized protein PB18E9.04c-like isoform X2: MRPSTSAAKRQRKAVPLGDVTNLLRPETPTPVKPRRTARRPLPAPSDASAVSSTCSSSASVTPALKPSSSASATPAPEPSSSAPVTPAPQPSSSATVTTAPKPSSTASATPAPEPSSAATVTPAPKPSSTASVTPAPKPSFAAVLVEVGSVFESPTICTVYARRRTTEAEAEAEGRINPTITNKGKEPVGAAASCPPLGKSTKNIRKKDIRPISSSAACREAKKKRPLVRTPKLPEEFVKKRHYWKIELFCG